The following is a genomic window from Alkaliphilus sp. B6464.
TTGTCATGGAGTTTTATAGATATTCCTTCCTTGCCTTGTTTAACTTCGCTTATTAAAGAACCGTCTACATTGACGGAGTCATTTAAATCCACATAGTTTAATACAAGTTCCTTTGGCTCTCCATCTACTATACCGACTACAACTGGCTTTTTACCAAACTCAACATAATCGGTTATATCTGCAAATGCTATATCCATATACTTTTGAAGTACTGCCATTGCATCTAAGCCTATTCCTTCTCTAATACTTTGCTTTAATTTATCTATTTCTTTTTTTATGTTAGGTTTTGCTAGGTTTCTACTTCCTTCAACTCGTGCTGTAAGATAATTAGAATCATAAGCTTTTTGATATGCCTTAGTTGCATTCCAATATTTAACGTAATACATACAAAAAAGATGCTGTTTGTCTGTTAATTCAGCATCTTCTATTTCATCATCATTCATAGCTTTTTTAATTATTTCCTTGCTGATTGCACTCTCTTTTTGTGTATGCACCCTTTTAGATTTTGTATGCACACCTTTTCTACTCCAATTGTATCTCTGTTTCCATGACTTAACTGTATTAATAGATACATTGTACTTCTCTGCTATGTCCTTATACTTCATTCCTAACATGTAGTCTTTTTCTGCTAGTTCGTAATCTGGACCTCTTATTTCCGTCATACCACCACCCCATTGCTAGTTGCTTTGTTTGTTTTTCCCAAAAGAAAAGCACATCTCAAATGTTATTTTGCTTAACACTTGAGATGCACTTAAGTTGCCTTACTATTTATTTTTATATTTTTTCACAATTTTTTCTTTGTATATCCATAGCTTCCTTCATCTCATTAAAATACTCAGTATTTGATTTAGTATTTTCAACTTGTAAATCATCCTTTATTTGCCTTAAAAGTTTTATTGTTTCATCTTGATACTTTTTCTGTTTCTCTACTGCACTAGATGCATCACTAATGTTAACATCATACATTTTAAGTACAATTGCTGAAAAACGTATAAATTCCATAATGACAGATATAAATACACTTATGTAAATGAACACAAAAAACTCCCATTTCATTACATCATAAAAAATAGTTATTATAAAAAAAATAAATGTTACAATTAAAAATTTCTTTGCATATTTAATGAAATTTTCACAAAGGTTTTTATCCGAAATTTCAACAACCGCTTGTGAATAACTTGATCCAAATACAGACATAATCGTTACATTAAATCCAATTAAAACAACAGATATTGTTGTCAACATTTCTACCCTTGCATCAGTCAATATATCTGCATTAAGAAAGCTAAATATACAATTATAAGTCTCCATAAATATTGTATATTTCAAAGACAATAATTTTAAAATAATCATTATAATGAAAAATATAATCGCGGTGTATTGTAACTTTTCCTCAATTACACAGTTAATACATTTATTAAGTGAATTGCTATTCTTTCTCTTCATACTTATCACCTATTTTTCTACCGACTTCAAAATAACTCTACTCTCTTTATTAGGTTCTTTTTGCAACTTAGGAAAATCAGCTGTTACCATATCGATTATAAATTCCTCATAAGATTTTGACAACGTACCCTCATAACCTTCATACATTCCAATAATCGTTGATCCCACATATTCAGAATCAGGATTAATATTTTCGTCTTTTTCAAGTATTTTATCTTTAAATTGCTTGCCAATATATTTTAAGTCTATTGTGTCTAATTTATCTGTTTTAGCATCTCTATACCTCACTTTAACACTCTCAATGTAATTGCTATCCAGATTTAAAACCTTTGTCAGATGTTTAACAGTTTCCAAATTCATTGTTCCTGTTTTGTTTTGCCCCAAATTAAACTCTAATTTTAATGTATTTGCATCTAATGAAGTATTTCCCGCTCTAAAATTACTTAATACATCTAAAATTAATTTGCTGTTATTATCATCTACTTTAACTCCTCTTGCAATTATATTTTCACTATATTTGTCTAGTTTTAATTTAATCTCTAACTGTCTTATTTGCATTGATTCTTCTATATTTTCTATGCCTTTTTTAGATATGACTGGTATGAGTTTTACAGCCCATTCAATTCCTTCTATTCTATGTATAAATGATGTGAAATATTCCTCGATGTTTTTAGGCTTAAGTCCATTTTGATTATAATCTAAAACAGCAGTCCTATATTTTTGATCGTAAACCATAGTAACAAGTTCTACAACATCTAAGTCTTTTTGTATTTCTCTTAAATCAGATGTAGTTACCTTTCCTAAAAATGGTTTATAGTCTGTTCTAAATTTCCCTATAGGTATAATTCTTTTTTCTTTATGGAGTTCACTTAGATGCAGTGGAAATAGTGCAGAAATATTTCCACTTAAGTTTCTAACTCTGCATTCCCAAGGAAAACATGCAATTTGATCAATAAATTTTAAAAAGTCTAAATCAGTTTTTTCTCCATTTTTAAATATTGCAACGTTAAAAAAGTTAATAGTTTTGCTCATTTCAATTTAGCTCCCTTTTATTATTTTCCTAGTTGTTAAATTCGACAAAAGGAGTCTAAATCCTATAATAATCGTTCGCAAGTTTCGACAAATT
Proteins encoded in this region:
- a CDS encoding DUF6731 family protein; the protein is MSKTINFFNVAIFKNGEKTDLDFLKFIDQIACFPWECRVRNLSGNISALFPLHLSELHKEKRIIPIGKFRTDYKPFLGKVTTSDLREIQKDLDVVELVTMVYDQKYRTAVLDYNQNGLKPKNIEEYFTSFIHRIEGIEWAVKLIPVISKKGIENIEESMQIRQLEIKLKLDKYSENIIARGVKVDDNNSKLILDVLSNFRAGNTSLDANTLKLEFNLGQNKTGTMNLETVKHLTKVLNLDSNYIESVKVRYRDAKTDKLDTIDLKYIGKQFKDKILEKDENINPDSEYVGSTIIGMYEGYEGTLSKSYEEFIIDMVTADFPKLQKEPNKESRVILKSVEK
- a CDS encoding terminase small subunit translates to MTEIRGPDYELAEKDYMLGMKYKDIAEKYNVSINTVKSWKQRYNWSRKGVHTKSKRVHTQKESAISKEIIKKAMNDDEIEDAELTDKQHLFCMYYVKYWNATKAYQKAYDSNYLTARVEGSRNLAKPNIKKEIDKLKQSIREGIGLDAMAVLQKYMDIAFADITDYVEFGKKPVVVGIVDGEPKELVLNYVDLNDSVNVDGSLISEVKQGKEGISIKLHDKMKALEKLEKYFDLFPDRFRRQIEEEKIKMAREKLELEKTKVLGEDEEVEDDGFIEALKGEVSEVWDDAEED